The sequence CATCCGTGGCAACGAGTCGCTGGCGGACATCGTCGTGTACATCATCTCGGGAGCCAGCGAGGTGGCCTCCCTCACCTCGGGCCAGGGGCTGGAGCGCATCGACGGCTTCTTCGAGAAGCCCCTGCAGTTGCCCAAGCTGCTGGACACGGTGTCCGCGGTGGTGCGGCCCAGCCGCCGGGCTCCGGCCGTACCCTGAGTAACGGAAGGGCCCTGGGCGCGAACAAGAGGTGGCCGTTAGGCGCCTCGGTTTGTCTAGTATCGCCGCGTTCCCATGAGCAATTCCGTCTACTCCCGATATCGCGCCGCATTCGCCCAGGGCCTCGCCACGGCCCTGGGTGTGCCGGCGTCCGAGATTGAAGCGCAGATCAAGCCCGCCGAGCCGGCGCACGGCGACCTGAGCTTCGCCACCTTCCCCCTCGCCAAGGCGCAGAAGAAGGCGCCGCCCGCCATCGCCGCGGGGCTTGCCCAGTCGGTCAGCGTGCCGGGGCTCGACATCAAGGCGGTGGGCCCATACGTCAACGCCCGCTTCGCTCCCCTGCCCTTCACGGCCGAGGTCATCGATGCCGCCCGCTCCGCGGGGCTGGCCTACGGTGGCGACGCGGACGCGGGGCGCGGGAAGACGGTGGTCATCGACTACTCGTCGCCCAACATCGCCAAGCCCATCGGCTTCCACCACATCCGCACCACGTTCCTCGGCCACTGCATCGCCAACATCTACCGGGCGCTGGGCTGGAAGGTGGAGGGCATCAACTACCTGGGTGACTGGGGCAAGCAGTTCGGCCTCGTCGCGGTGGGCTTCCAGGAGTACGGCGACCCGGCGCGCATCGACGACATGGCGCACCTCGTGGAGGTGTACGTCAAGGCGAACAAGCGCGCGGAGGCCGAGCCGGAGTTCGATGCGAAGGCCCGCGAGTTCTTCCGCCGCATGGAGGCCGGTGACGCCGAGGCGCTCAAGCTCTGGAACCAGTTCCGAGAGACGAGCATCAAGGGCTTCAAGCTCATCTACAAGCGGATGGGCATCGAGTTCGAGCACATCGAGGGAGAGAGCCGCTACCAGGGGAAGATGGACGCGGTCATCGACCAGATTGCGAAGAAGCCCGGCGTGAAGGAGTCCGAGGGCGCGCTCATCGTGGACCTGCCCTATGCGGAGAACGAACCGCCCATCCTGCTGAAGAAGAAGGACGGCAGTACGCTGTACGCAACGCGCGACCTGGCTGCGGCTGAGGACCGGTACGAGCGGTTCCACTTCGACAAGTCGCTTTACGTGGTGGCACAGGACCAGGCACTGCACTTCCGGCAGGTGTTCCGCACCCTGAAGGAGATGGGCCATCCCTGGGCGGACCGCACCGTGCACGTGGCCTTCGGCCGTATCCACGGCATGAGCACGCGCAAGGGCCAGGTGGTCCAGCTCAACGACGTGCTGGACGAGGCTCGGGACCTGGTCAGCGCCAAGGTGACCGAGAACGTGGAGGCAGGCCGCCTCCAGACGGCCAACGCGGCCCAGCTCGCGGAACAGATCGGCTTGGCCGCCATCGTCTTCGGCGACCTCAAGCACAAGCGCGCCAGCGACTACACCTTCGACTGGGACGAGGTGCTCAGCTTCGAAGGCCACACCGGTCCCTATCTCCAGTACGCGCACGCGCGTGTCGTCAACGTGCTGCGCAAGGGTGGCGGAGCCCCAGCCAGCTACGACGCGAGCCTGCTGACGCTTCCCGAAGAGCAGGCGCTGGTGCGCGAAATCATGCGCCTGCCCGAGGTGGTGCGCGACGCGGCCGAGCAGTACGAGCCGAGCCTCGTGGCGCGCCTGTTGCTCGACGTGGCCGCGGCCCTCAGTCGCTACTACACGCTGGGCAACCAGGACCGCGAGAAGCGCATCATCATCGACGGCAACGACGCGCTGCGCGCGGCGCGGCTCGCCCTGACGGATGCGACGCGGGTTACGCTGGCCGCGGGCCTGACGCTGCTGGGCATTCCGACGCCGGACAACATGTAGCCGGGGGGCTACCGTGGACACCGTGCTGACTCAGACTGGGAATCAGGGTGAGGCCTCGCTGAAGGAAGAGTTCGGCCCCATGGGCCGGGCGCTGGGAGCCCGTTATCTCGACGGGGTCCACTTCTCCGCGGAGACCGAGGACGAGCTGCGCTCACTCCACGCGAAGGGCTTCGTGGTGCACATCATGCGCTCCACGGCGTGGGTGAACTTCCTCTACCTGACCTGGGCCATGGTCCGCCGGGCCCTGCCGCCCGTGCGGGCGGTGGCGAACCTGCGGCCGTGGTTCACCCGCCCCTGGCGGCAGACGAAGCACCGCGGCGACTACGCCCAGCGCTTCGAGTACGCACGGCAGCAGGGCGGCAGCGGGCTCGTGTTCCTGCGCCGCACCGCGCTGCTGGCTCCGTCGGGGAAGGAGACCCGCGAGGACCCCTTCCCCGCCCTCGTGGCCATGGCGCGTCAGTCGGACCGTCCGGTGTACCTGGTGCCGGAGCTGTTCATCTGGGAGAAGCGCACCGCGCGCCTCAAGCCCAACTGGGTGGACATCGTGTTCGGGAGCCCGGAGGCGCCGGGCTTCCTGCACTCGATGCTCGCCTTCTTCCGCAACTACAAGCGCGCGCAGTTCCGCGTGGGCGAGCCCATCGACCTGCGCCGCTTCGTGGAGCAGAACCCGAAGGACTCGGATGACGTGCTGGCGCGCAAGGTGCGCAGCACGCTCCACGTCCACCTCGCCCGCGAGACGCGCGCCGTGTTCGGCCCGCCCGTGAAGCCGGCGGCGCGAGTCATCGACGAGACGCTGCGCGACAGGGCGCTGCGCAAGGTGCTGGACGAGCACGCGGCCGCCACGAATCGCAAGCAGGAGAGTGTGCTGCGCGAGTCCCGCCGCAACCTGGAGGCCATCGCCGCGCGGCCCAGCCCCACCACGCTGGCCTTCATCGCCCCCGTGCTGGAGTGGGTGTTCAACCGCATCTACGACGGCATCGAGGTGGATGAGGCG comes from Pyxidicoccus parkwaysis and encodes:
- the argS gene encoding arginine--tRNA ligase, producing MSNSVYSRYRAAFAQGLATALGVPASEIEAQIKPAEPAHGDLSFATFPLAKAQKKAPPAIAAGLAQSVSVPGLDIKAVGPYVNARFAPLPFTAEVIDAARSAGLAYGGDADAGRGKTVVIDYSSPNIAKPIGFHHIRTTFLGHCIANIYRALGWKVEGINYLGDWGKQFGLVAVGFQEYGDPARIDDMAHLVEVYVKANKRAEAEPEFDAKAREFFRRMEAGDAEALKLWNQFRETSIKGFKLIYKRMGIEFEHIEGESRYQGKMDAVIDQIAKKPGVKESEGALIVDLPYAENEPPILLKKKDGSTLYATRDLAAAEDRYERFHFDKSLYVVAQDQALHFRQVFRTLKEMGHPWADRTVHVAFGRIHGMSTRKGQVVQLNDVLDEARDLVSAKVTENVEAGRLQTANAAQLAEQIGLAAIVFGDLKHKRASDYTFDWDEVLSFEGHTGPYLQYAHARVVNVLRKGGGAPASYDASLLTLPEEQALVREIMRLPEVVRDAAEQYEPSLVARLLLDVAAALSRYYTLGNQDREKRIIIDGNDALRAARLALTDATRVTLAAGLTLLGIPTPDNM